GCCAGCGAGGGTAATGGGAATTAAGCCGAGTACGATGCCGGAAACTAGGGGTTCTACCATGGGTTTAGGTTCTCCTTTTGAATTGGTGTGATGATAACGGTGTGTTTTCTATCCTATCGCTTCAGGAGCAGGTAATAAAGCTCTCCGTTGGAGTGGGTTAACCCTGCGCGATCGCCCGCTTCTTGTCCAGTTCCCATAAAGACATCCACCCGTCCCGCTCCTTTGATGGCGCTTCCGGTATCTTGATCGAGGACAAACCGACTTACCCAAGTGGGTTCGAG
This is a stretch of genomic DNA from Roseofilum capinflatum BLCC-M114. It encodes these proteins:
- the petG gene encoding cytochrome b6-f complex subunit V produces the protein MVEPLVSGIVLGLIPITLAGLFVAAYLQYKRGNQLG